A stretch of Procambarus clarkii isolate CNS0578487 chromosome 20, FALCON_Pclarkii_2.0, whole genome shotgun sequence DNA encodes these proteins:
- the LOC138366780 gene encoding uncharacterized protein, producing the protein MAKKAGSKSQYSILQTQTDYLSLGGRLPQSWWQTTSVLVADYHSLGGRLPQSWWQTTSVLVADYLSLIGRLPQSWWQTTTVLVADYLSLGGRLPQSWWHTITVLVADYLSLGGRLSQSWWQTTTVLVADYHSLGGRLPQSWWQTITVLVADYLSLGGRLSQSWWQTTTVLVADYLSLGGRLPQSWWQTTSVLWQTTSVLVADYLSLGGRLPQSWWQNTTVLVADYLSLGGRLPQSWWQTTSVLVADYHSLDGRLPQSWWQTTTVLVVDYHSLGGRLPQSWWQTITVLMADYLSLVADYFSLGGRLPQSCGRLPQSWWQTT; encoded by the exons atggctaaaaaggccggatccaagagtcaatactcgatcctgcagacacaaacag ACTACCTCAGTCTTGGTGGCAGACTACCTCAGTCTTGGTGGCAGACTACCTCAGTCTTGGTGGCAGACTACCACAGTCTTGGTGGCAGACTTCCTCAGTCTTGGTGGCAGACTACCTCAGTCTTGGTGGCAGACTACCTCAGTCTTATTGGCAGACTACCTCAGTCTTGGTGGCAGACTACCACAGTCTTGGTGGCAGACTACCTCAGTCTTGGTGGCAGACTACCTCAGTCTTGGTGGCATACTATCACAGTCTTGGTGGCAGACTACCTCAGTCTTGGTGGCAGACTATCACAGTCTTGGTGGCAGACTACCACAGTCTTGGTGGCAGACTATCACAGTCTTGGTGGCAGACTACCTCAGTCTTGGTGGCAGACTATCACAGTCTTGGTAGCAGACTACCTCAGTCTTGGTGGCAGACTATCACAGTCTTGGTGGCAGACTACCACAGTCTTGGTGGCAGACTACCTCAGTCTTGGTGGCAGACTACCTCAGTCTTGGTGGCAGACTACCTCAGTCTTGTGGCAGACTACCTCAGTCTTGGTGGCAGACTACCTCAGTCTTGGTGGCAGACTACCACAGTCTTGGTGGCAGAATACCACAGTCTTGGTGGCAGACTACCTCAGTCTTGGTGGCAGACTACCTCAGTCTTGGTGGCAGACTACCTCAGTCTTGGTGGCAGACTATCACAGTCTTGATGGCAGACTACCTCAGTCTTGGTGGCAGACTACCACAGTCTTGGTGGTAGACTACCACAGTCTTGGTGGCAGACTACCTCAGTCTTGGTGGCAGACTATCACAGTCTTGATGGCAGACTACCTCAGTCTTGTGGCAGACTACTTCAGTCTTGGTGGCAGACTACCTCAGTCTTGTGGCAGACTACCACAGTCTTGGTGGCAGACTACCTGA